One region of Oncorhynchus keta strain PuntledgeMale-10-30-2019 chromosome 24, Oket_V2, whole genome shotgun sequence genomic DNA includes:
- the LOC118357599 gene encoding leucine-rich repeat-containing protein 4B-like: MHVVMMTSPSTPSPLLWLVQLLLWLHHHGPQLTGAVPPCPNPCSCSNQASRVICTRKSLEDVPDSISVNTRYLNLQENTIQVIKSDTFKHLRHLEILQLSKNHIRQIEVGAFNGLPNLNTLELFDNRLTLVPSQAFEYLSKLRELWLRNNPIETLPAYAFHRVPSLRRLDLGELRKLDYISEAAFEGLVNLRFLNLGMCGLKDIPNLTPLVRLEELELSGNQLGIVRPGSFQGLVSLRKLWLMHSKVTVIERNAFDDLKNLEELNLSHNSLHSLPHDLFTPLHQLERVHLNHNPWVCNCDVLWLSWWLKETVPSNTTCCARCHAPPVLKGRYIGELDQSHFTCYAPVIVEPPTDLNVTEGMAAELKCRTGTSMTSVNWLTPNGTLMTHGSYRVRISVLHDGTLNFTNVTVQDTGQYTCMVTNSAGNTTATAVLNVSSSDSSNPYSFFTTVTVETVETNNGEDAGRQYINETYVPPDYLGPTFSGGVLGKGRAGFTISPSRSSLHSFSPRATRNTENTVTVSIMDVTNITGLDDVMKTTKIIIGCFVAITFMAAVMLVVFYKLRKQHQLHKHHGPTRAIEIINVEDEIGAGAGSGISGGSTMQSGCGGDGTLRMHHPEIVNLPNIGRSEHLNHYYKANHFNNNVMGLSIGTGAGVGTLSNKNNLSPLNQQGQDIPISCTQVPIPSATFQTMSGNGTNTNPLSVSPPLPMSLPMPPMGLHGSIKGFMGQNQNPQMEPLLFKGNSKENVQETQI, translated from the exons ATGCATGTTGTCATGATGACcagcccctccaccccctcccccctcctctggtTGGTCCAGCTTTTGCTGTGGCTTCACCACCATGGACCTCAGCTGACAGGGGCCGTGCCCCCATGTCCCAACCCCTGTAGCTGCTCCAATCAGGCAAGCCGCGTCATCTGTACAAGGAAGAGTTTAGAGGACGTACCGGACAGTATATCTGTGAACACAAGATACCTCAACTTACAAGAGAACACGATTCAG GTGATAAAGTCAGACACGTTCAAGCACCTGCGGCATTTGGAAATACTGCAGCTCTCCAAGAATCACATCCGACAGATTGAGGTGGGCGCGTTCAATGGCCTGCCAAACCTCAACACCCTTGAGCTCTTTGACAATCGCCTCACGCTGGTACCATCGCAGGCCTTTGAGTACCTCAGCAAGCTGCGGGAGCTCTGGCTACGGAACAACCCCATCGAGACACTGCCAGCGTACGCCTTTCACCGCGTTCCCTCCCTGCGCCGCCTCGACCTGGGCGAACTCAGAAAGCTGGACTACATCTCTGAGGCCGCCTTTGAGGGCCTGGTCAACTTGCGCTTCCTGAACCTGGGCATGTGCGGCCTGAAGGACATCCCCAACCTCACACCCTTGGTCAGACTGGAGGAGCTGGAGCTGTCAGGAAACCAGCTGGGGATCGTCAGGCCGGGCTCCTTCCAGGGCCTGGTGTCACTGCGCAAGCTGTGGCTCATGCACTCCAAGGTGACGGTCATTGAGCGCAATGCCTTCGACGACCTGAAGAACCTGGAGGAGCTCAACCTGTCCCACAACTCTCTGCATTCACTGCCCCACGACCTCTTCACCCCACTGCACCAGTTGGAGCGGGTGCACCTCAACCACAACCCCTGGGTGTGCAACTGCGATgtcctgtggctcagttggtggcTCAAGGAGACAGTGCCCAGTAACACCACATGCTGTGCCCGTTGCCACGCGCCCCCAGTCCTGAAGGGCCGCTACATCGGTGAGCTGGACCAGAGCCACTTCACATGCTACGCTCCCGTCATCGTAGAGCCACCCACCGACCTCAATGTCACAGAGGGTATGGCCGCGGAGCTGAAGTGTCGCACTGGCACCTCCATGACGTCTGTCAACTGGCtcaccccaaatggcaccctcatGACCCATGGATCGTACCGCGTCAGGATCTCAGTCCTTCACGACGGAACCCTGAATTTCACCAACGTTACTGTGCAGGACACGGGCCAATACACCTGCATGGTGACCAACTCCGCAGGCAACACCACAGCGACTGCAGTGCTCAACGTGTCCTCCTCCGACTCCAGCAACCCCTACAGCTTCTTCACCACCGTCACTGTTGAAACCGTGGAAACAAACAATGGTGAGGATGCTGGGAGGCAGTACATCAACGAAACCTACGTACCACCAGATTACCTGGGTCCCACTTTTTCAGGAGGGGTACTGGGTAAAGGCAGGGCTGGATTCACCATATCTCCATCTCGCTCTTCTCTCCACTCTTTCTCCCCGCGTGCCACCAGAAACACTGAAAATACAGTCACAGTGTCGATAATGGATGTCACAAACATTACTGGCCTGGACGACGTGATGAAGACCACCAAGATCATCATTGGCTGCTTTGTGGCCATCACCTTCATGGCAGCCGTGATGCTTGTGGTCTTCTACAAGCTGAGGAAGCAGCACCAGCTGCACAAGCACCATGGCCCCACCCGCGCTATTGAGATCATCAACGTGGAAGACGAGATTGGTGCCGGGGCCGGGAGCGGCATCTCAGGGGGATCGACCATGCAATCTGGGTGCGGAGGAGACGGAACATTGAGGATGCATCACCCGGAAATAGTCAACCTTCCCAACATTGGGCGATCAGAGCATCTTAACCATTACTACAAGGCCAATCATTTCAACAACAATGTGATGGGTCTGAGCATTGGGACAGGGGCAGGAGTCGGTACTCTAAGCAACAAGAACAATCTATCTCCACTTAACCAGCAAGGCCAGGATATCCCAATCTCCTGTACACAGGTTCCAATCCCCTCCGCCACTTTCCAGACCATGTCTGGAAATGGCACCAACACCAAccctctttctgtttctccaCCTCTGCCAATGTCCCTCCCCATGCCCCCCATGGGATTACATGGATCGATCAAGGGTTTCATGGGCCAGAACCAGAACCCACAAATGGAACCTCTTCTGTTCAAGGGAAACTCAAAGGAAAACGTTCAAGAGACTCAAATTTGA